In Salmo salar chromosome ssa14, Ssal_v3.1, whole genome shotgun sequence, the sequence CAGATCACATTAGAATGAAAACGTAATTGAcagaaaacttgaattgttgcatcttctTGTGTTGTTGCCCTGTCCTAAATTAGTCATGGATGGAGATAAGGATTTGGactggcgattctgatccaaccataaatgtatacattgtggccctggcctgagaggatggaagttcaacatgtagctagatgtagtaacgTTAGGCAAATGTTAACTATCTGGCCTGGcgcatcgttgcccatgaaaggaagttaggctagtgagcaagcattttagccaggttgCCTAGGAcagcaaaaactaaaagcatgtaTGACAGAGTCGTAGACCatttaggcaacatgaaagagaaggatggcattggcgtctctctacaagtagggtgagtcaaaatgttttttctacttgcatgaacacacagacacacacacacacacacacacacacacacacacacacacacacacacacacacacacacacacacacacacacacacagtcataaatcagtaccatggacagctgcatcatatttagcttactttGATTGGACTAAATAATTGTTGGTATCTTTTGTCACTGTAGACTAAGCAAAGGTGATTAGATGATTTTGAAAtgatgctggaatagtggaggcagtgcCTGTTTCTTTGTGAATTGTGATAACTCTACATGGTTCTAGTTGTTCAGTAGTCTGAAgatgtcagaaacattaacttgcttgaccatgctctaagtcatgtaactgtttgtttgaTATAATATGTTTTGTGGTTGCTGCTCtccagttttgtgatgaaacaaatgtgtggttTAATTTATTCTGCtgctgtgtcttcttattgtcttggcTTTAGGCAtatatatcacagtgtcaagGCATATAAACGAACAGGTTCCCCGGTGATTTTTACCAAGCACCTCTACTGCAACATATACAAATTGGATACAGTTTTTATTACACATGTAGCAACTTTCAGTCAAAAATAGGAAGATTGCATGATGTTTTAAAATTCATGGTTTAGTAGGATAAAAAATAGAatagacaaaaaatatatatctaattTTGGGGACCAAATATGAACAATCTTGCAAGATTGAGATGATCCCTAAAAAGTAACCTATCATCTGTTTCAAGGCTCCTCCCTCTGTGAATAGAGGGAGACTAGAAACCgaacagtcacacagacagttgGAGACAGATAATGGCTACACACTGACAACAGACGGATTTAAAATCTCTTGTGAGTAGCCGAGCTAAATTCTGGAAGCAACCACCTCTGCAAAGATATAAAGTAACGTATGTTGCCTGTCATAGGAAATAGTACAGTCGTGTATGCTTTTGTTTTATCCTGGAAAATAATCCAGTGGTCTCTAGTCTGCGTGTTTACTCGCGGTTGGAAAGTGGCGTGTTGGAATTTATTTGGAATGGGGAACGACAAAGTTTGTAGGATGTTTTCCCATTTGCTGGTTCTGAATATTTTTGCACTTTTACCGCAAGCAGATGGTCAGTATGGTGAGCGTGGAATGTCTGTTCCTGAACATGGCTTTTGCCAACCTATTTCCATTCCTCTCTGTACGGATATTGCCTATAACGAGACAATCATGCCAAATTTATTAGGGCACACCAACCAAGAGGACGCGGGGCTTGAAGTGCACCAGTTTTATCCGCTTGTGAAAGTTCAATGCTCTCCTGACCTGAAGTTTTTCCTCTGTTCCATGTATGCTCCCGTTTGTACGGTGCTGGAACAAGCACTGCCTCCGTGCCGCTCACTCTGCGAGAGAGCGAGGCAGGGCTGCGAGGCTCTGATGAATAAATTCGGCTTCCAATGGCCTGACAGCCTCGCCTGTGAATCTTTCCCTGTTCACGGAGCGGGTGAGTTGTGCGTCGGGCAAAACGTGTCTGATAGAAGTGCTCCTATTAATCCTACAGCGGATGAAACAGAATCACCTTATGGGCAGCATAGGACTGTAAAGGGACAGTTTAGATGCCCAGTTGCATTGAAAGTACCCCCCTATTTGAACTACCATTTTCTTGGGGAGGAGTATTGTGGTGCACCTTGTGAGCCCTCAAAACCCCATGGCATGATGTACTTCAATGAGGACGAGTTGAAATTCGCCAAGATATGGATTGGAATATGGTCTGTGTTATGCTGTGCGTCCACTCTGTTCACGGTTTTGACCTACTTGGTGGACATGCAGAGGTTCAGCTACCCAGAGCGACCCATAATTTTCCTATCAGGCTGCTACACTATGGTGTCAATAGTCTACATCGCTGGCTTCTTGTTGGGGGACAAGGTGGTATGCAACGACCGCTTTGACAGCGACGTCAAAACTGTCGTACAAGGCACCAAAAAGGAGGGCTGCACCATTTTGTTCATGATACTTTACTTTTTCAGCATGGCCAGCTCCATCTGGTGGGTTATCCTAGCCTTGACGTGGTTCTTGTCAGCCGGGATGAAGTGGGGTCACGAGGCCATCGAAGCCAACTCGCAGTACTTCCACCTGGCGGCATGGGCGGTACCTGCCATCAAGACCATCACCATCCTGGCGGTGGGGCAGGTGGACGGCGACGTTCTGAGTGGCGTGTGCTACGTGGGCATTAACAGCGTGGACGCTCTCAGAGGCTTCGTTCTGGCGCCGCTCTTCATCTACCTCTCCCTGGGCACCTCGTTCCTTCTGGCAGGCTTCGTGTCACTCTTCCGCATCCGGACCATCATGAAGCACGACGGCACCAAGACGGAGAAACTGGAGAAGCTCATGGTGCGCATTGGCATCTTCAGCGTGCTCTACACGGTGCCCGCCACCATTGTCATCGCATGCTACTTCTATGAGCAGGCGTTCAGGGAACAGTGGGAGAAGAGTTGGGTGAGTCGGACGTGTAAAAACTATGCCGTGCCATGCCCCGGGCACAATCACCTGCAGATGTCGCCAGACTTTACCGTCTTCATGATCAAGTACCTGATGACATTGATCGTGGGCATCACCTCTGGCTTTTGGATTTGGTCGAGTAAGACGCTGAATTCGTGGAGGAGATTTTATACAAGACTGGCGAGCAATAAACAGGGTGAGACGACAGTGTGAGACCTTATACTGTTTGTTATCCCCTGAACATATTATCACAGATACATGAATTGAAGAAAAGGCTACTGTGACACACTCAAACGAAAATAATGTAAATACACTTTTCTGGAAATTTTTGTACGTATATTTGTATTTAAAATAGACCACACATTTGATTCTCATCAATCACACTTTGATCTAAAAGGAAGAAAAGCTCTTATCTAGTTCAATGAGGAGAATTGGACTGTATGAACATTTTCCTTCATTCTATTGGTGCTCCATTGAACTTTTTCATGTCATCCCTTTAGTAGTGTTTCATGTGAACTATGGGAATATCTCAATTGCATAGTCCTTGTGTCCTCTCATCTTCTcgaaacccattggatgagaaagccagtggtccctcccccctcccctatgcaattgagatcttccctATATTTGAGAAAAAGTCAACAAGGTTCTGTTGGACTTTTACTGTATTTTATGGGTCATAATGACCTTGTTCAAAATCAGTCCGTAGTCTGTCTGCTATTTCAAACCTGGAAATTGGCCACTTTATAGTTTATTCTCAATTCTATTGACATCTTTGTTTTACCATGTGTTTTCAGGGGGTGTTTGAGCGTTCATTTGTCTTTCCCCATGTGTATTTTGTGTTTTGCTGATATTTTACCATTACAGTGAATGCAGACTGCTCCAAAGAAATATTGGATTAGGGGTTGAGATCTGTCGCTATTGAACTATTTTGAACATAGCACTCATTCAAAAGCCTTTTACTTATGGGGAAAGCTCCAAAATGATTACTTTCTCTATTCACAAGCTACACAACTGGAATAGACTTTGACAATAATGGAATGCTCAGTCCCGTGCCTTTGTTTTAATGAAGAGTGTATGGGTGGAGTTATTGTGATTGAAGTCCAATAATCCAGCTGTCCACACAATTATCCAACAGCTGTTGCTTTCTAGTCACCAAGGGATTGTTCTCTGGTGGCTTCAAGTACATTATTCTGCTTAAATGGGTGAAAATGTACTAATGCCTCACCCCACATGGCATCCTTGAATAAAACATTCTCAACTTTAATGAGTCCTCCTCCTTAGAAAGCGgtcacatgcatgcatgcatgttgcGCATATGTCATATTCGTTATTTTATAATGCAAAGCTCGTATCCAATTGTAAGTCACAGCTCTGTAATGGATGGTGTTTAGACAAGGGTCATTTTATAGATCCTTTCTCAAAGGTAATTCATTGAGCTCTTGCTTCCCTAACGCACagagggtcgtgttcattaggtacCAAGCAGTAGAAAACAGACACAGGGAGGGAATAtatggacttgtccaataagttttccattgcaaaatattttctgttgcatgccctaatgaacacagccATGTTGTTCGCTTGTTCTCAATGATTCTTCATCTCCAGTGACTTGTTTTAGTCAAAGGCATCAACGCTGATATTGATTTTTCTGTTTTAGCGCTGTGGTATATTTTCTTACCCAGGTATTACATTTTCTTCATCAAAGCCATTCTTATGGCGCTACGTTTGTAGGTCAATCTTGTTTGTATGCTGACCAATGTTTATAAATTGCATATAATGTTCTACTAGCAGCCTTTTTCATTCTACCCATGTGTATATTGAACAGATAATCCTAGCATACCATCATTTTATATGAAAATAAAAGTTCCCTCCATTTTTATACACTAATCCTGGTTTGGAATTCATCTTTCTTTGTGGTGAAAGTTTTGAATTGCAAGAGTTTCAGCTAAAATCTTGCCAATTGGGAAGTgtatactgccctaccaagcaaaaaggcagtaactgctcatagtgTGGAATTGAGAAGAAtggcttttatttaccttggtttcacagtaagTTTATGCAGTTATTGCTAACATGACCCCCATGACCCacacaatacaatagaggcaggatTCTTGTCCGCATGATTAAGCATATATTTAATGTATCAAAAATAACTAACTCATTTTTGACCAAATGAACAGTTACtccctttttgcttggtagggcagtatagTGCGTTCTGCTTCCCTGTAGCTCCTGGTTGTCTTTATGTACAGTAGATAGTGTTACACTGTGTCAAAAATGTAGGCCAACAAAGGTAACTTGAAGCTTTTAGACGAAGAGCTTTGTGACACTATTTGAAACCGCTGACAGTCGAGTTGATTTACTACTGGGCAGTGTACGTTAGACACcaaatgggggaaaaaaacagggAAGCACTACCAAGACTTCATTTTCTGATACATAACATTAAATCATTTCCCCAATTGTTTTCTCTAATAAACACAACCCTGGTGTTACTGAACAGAAAAGTATACTTTGAAAGAAGGTAATAAAGTATAGTGCCtataccagtggttcccaaacttggggTGAAATTGAAATGGTGTCCCCTGAGAAATAACTTTCTTCTCTTCAAATGGATATAAAATACAACTATGTAGTGTCAACCTAAGAGGCCTTTTACACTATTAGATGTTTTCATGTCATTATGTGTTGGGACAGCCTGCTGGACCTAACACTGAATAGATATGAAACACCCAGCATTAACTAGTGTCaatttcagaacagcctcaatttgtcggggcatggactctacaaggtgtccaaagtgttccacagggatgctggcccatgtgactacagtgttttccacagttgtgtcaagttggctggatgtcctttgggtggtggaccatttttgatacacacaggaaactgttgagagagaaacccagcagctttgcagttcttgacacaaaccgctgTGCCTGGAACTTACTACCATTCAAAGGCACTGAAATCTTTTGTCttggccattcaccctctgaatagcacacatataCACGATCCtgtgtcctccccttcatctacactgatttgaagtggatttaacaagtgacatcaatacgggatcattgctttcacctggattcacctggtcagtctgtcatggaaagagcaggtgttctaaaTGTTTTGTATACTTAGTGTATATCATCAGTACTTTGACCTTCCAATGGCAGACATTTTTAAGAAATGTTAACTTTACACATATTTTGATACTTTTCGGTCAGAGAATGAACTTGCTAATGGTGTTGCAAATAATGTAGGTTTTAGTCATTCATTTCTTTCACATAGTAGAATCAAGTCGGCTAATATTAGCAAATCAGACAAAAAGCTCTGACATTACTCTATATTTCATAGTTCACAAAGACGAAGTTGAATGGAGCTCGATTTTTATTCTATATTCATCATTATTCAGGACCTAGAAACTCATGTTTATCAAAGTTGTCTGGCTAGCCCACTTGTCTTACATCATGAAATTCCATTGGGTCTTGTACTGCAGAAATGCTGCTTAAGGCACTGTGATATTTACAgctgtggttacatttctccatccctcagctttatggcAAAAAAGTGGCTGCAGTTTTGCTGAAAAATGAATTAATGATTGTGGCATTAATGTTCTCACACATAAAGCGCACTTGTGCGATCACATCCATGATGAACATATATTTCCTGATAGCACTCTGAAatggagtcagtcagtcagacagccatgttGGCAAGGCCGCCAAGGACAAGTGAGTCACTGGAAGGCTATGAAAAGAAGCCAGATACGTGAAATTCCATGGAACACACGGCACTGCCAAACATCTGTTTCCAGAAAAGATGTTGGTTTGGAAACAATATGATAAATCAAGCAGAGATAGGAACCGATGGCACACGACACACACTGAATGAAACAGTGGACAATCACCACATAGTACACCGCATAACTACATAGAATTGATTGTGTTTGGTTTATATGACAAGGTCTTTCTTAAAGTTTAGCCCCATCATTCTCCCCAAGCATTGACAAGGGAGACCTACAACTTCTcatctattttttttaaagaaattcaACATTTTAAATGTTGACGTGAGGCGGCGGGTGGGTTCAGCCTCAATGCTTCCCCCAAACGAGCACCAGCCCTCATTAGTGTTCTCCCGAGTCCCTGAGCCACTGCTTACAGATGCAGGCTACCCAGCTTCCTACTCCCTGCAATTCATAGACAGCCCAACTATTGCTTCTGGTTGGAAGCTGAGGGGAATTGAGCCAAATGGCAGTGGACCAAGGCCTCCTCAGCAGACTAAACTCAGTCTTTGTGGGGGGGAAAACTTGATTAAAAATAGTTCATGCGCTACTTCCAACCCTATAGATGCTATTACACTGAGCAaacatataaacgcaacatgtaaagggtTGGTCATGGAGACCCGGGCGCCTTTTACGTTTTGTTGTTTTAATGCATTGTAAATCCGATGCACAACCCTATACCCAGCACACCAATAACATTCCCAGGACATTCACTGACATTTCTGATTTGGTTTTGACTTAACATTAGGATTATAACGCCCCAAAAACAGCCATAGATCGTCTGTAAGCAGTCTATCAGTGGAGACAAGAAGCTGAGAAAAGGAAACTACTGTATTTCCTAGTACCTAATATCTTTCTGTAAAGGGGAGGGGGAAGCTGATGGGTTAAGATGAGATAAGATGGTCAGGCTGAGTGTTTTACAGGCAGGGGCAGACCAACGCCCTGGGGCAGGAAACAAGTAATGACTGGAGTCAGTCATGTGTTTGTTCAGTCTGTCTGCGGTACTAGcatgctctctcatctctctatttTTCTATCTTCTCTCGCTCCTATCTCTCCACCTGTTTTTTTTCTCACAGATTATTTGTTCCACGCAAATATAACCCAAAGGATATCTGTTACAATTGTTCTAAATTAGTATTATTGCACTTTTATGTAACTTGAATATGTTGTCTCTATTTAAAACTACCCCATTGACTAAACTAAGAGAGGAAATAGTTTGAAGAAATAGTTATCTTTTTTCAGAGAAACAAATCAGTGCAGAGCCATGAAATGCGTATTCAGGTTTTGTTTATTGCATGTTAGGAAACTCTGAAAGtaaaaaattcaaaaggcactcgcacatctgcgCTATCTTTGTTGCAAGTGCATGGTAACAATTGAATAACATTTAGAATAAAGAAGAAACCCGCACAccgctcttgctagtatcactgctctttattaagctttacgtattggcctcaaggccttcgtcagagccttCGTCAGAAACTCTGAAAGTTGAAAGCATTTTTGTTAACTCTTTAGTGGGGCCCATGTGTTCTGAACAAGTAAATATATCAGTTTATGTTTCATATAGATTATAATTGTTTTAACATGTTGGGGGAGGGGAATTGTGGAAAATTGGGCTTGGATCCCAGAGTTCCACCTACATGTTCATACTTAGAAATGTTAAAGGTTGCTTCATATAGGCCACAGGTGTTAAACTAATTCCATGGAgtgccgagtgtctgcgggttttcgctcctcccttgtacttgattgacgaattaaggtcactaatttgtAAGGAACTCCTCATACCTGGTTGTCTAGGACTTAATTGAaggggaaaaaacaaaaacctacagacactaggccctccatggaatgaattTGACACCCCTGCTATAGGCCTACTACTACACACCAAGCCTCTGCATATTAGCCACAACTGTTATTGTAACCATGACCTGAGGAGAACCAGGAAACAGATAGTTCCTGATCAGATGTGACCTTTTTTGACAGCAgagcaaaacatacattttacatgACATGCTGTGAGTAGGCTAAGGttgttacagtactgtagcttatggatttcattgtgtgtgtgtgtgtacaattcCGTAGAGGTTGTTTCCCATTCACTTACTACTGTGCTATTGATGAATTAGTGGAGCGTGTTAGGGGTGTTTGTGTTGCTATGGTGGGCCATAACTCTATAGTTTAACTTCAAACCTGGTATTTTCCCTGCCACCATACATGTAACACTGTAACACCAATCGGCTCTGTTTGTTTTTGTAACATACCACATGGCATCAATCATCCCAGTTCATGTCGCCTTATGACATGTGACTTAGTATAATTACTTTTTGTCTGAAGATAATAATGTGCATTTTTGCAAAAACTGTTTTGTACTTTCTTCTGTCAAATTCAGTTATCGGTTTTAATAGCATAGGGAAAATGAGATAAACAGCACCGCGAATGATAACGCTGAATCATTTATTCACCATGAATACCGAACAATCTCCTTTTTTCCCTTAACTCAAATGAGCCATGGCCTTCTTCAGCGTCATATCTGaggcattctctctctttctctagactagactagtgtcacgtcctgaccatagaaagctgttattttctatggtagagtaggtcagggcgtgacggggggtttctagtttagtttttctatgttgtcatgttctagttttgtatttctatgttgggttttgtttgggatgatctccaattagagggagctggtcatcgttgtctctaactggagatcatacttaagtaggtgtttttcccacctgggtttgtgggagattgtttttgagtttgtgtatgtttcaactctgcgtcacggtttgttgttttcatgctttagtttatttatgtattgcatagtttcacagtgaaaataaaatgtggaacgacacacacgctgcactttggtccgctccgtcctacgacaaccgtgacaactaGACAGCTACACACTGCTGTCTTGGACCAAAATTGGGATTTAGAACTTTGGCTATGGTAAATTCCCATGTCTTCATTGTCTGTCAACTCCATCTTTGTCTGTTAACATTTGAATTGATGAAATTACAAGGTATTATTACTTTTTCGAGGGTAATACAGGTTTGGCTGTACACAGGAATGCTATGTCATGAGTCATTATGAGAAAGTATTTTTGAAATGGGCAAAAAATATGTGTGCCTGGAATCTGCACAAAAACTGGATGTAACACACTCTAGGAGCTTATGCTGTTTTGGGGGCAACTTTAATGAACTTAAgtttgcaaagggagggtatataactggaaactttcaaagtttacaagtaaactaccagaattttgctaactctctgtgtggccttatcacatgaaatatccaaaataattcaataagattatttaaaaatagaaaattagaatgacaaagctgttaaacattatcctaaatataaaccatcaacttagtggATACCATTGGTGTtaaatatgagggtttcagcatgaaatatcctttatatacattttttacacacttgtatttattttagtatgtcaatatgtatttgttgtcagTGTTTTGGAGTCAAACTGGTGGCAAATGTGAAGAAAGTCATTAGTTGAAATTGAAAATTATGCCATTGTTGATATTAGATGCTTTTTCATTAATTGGGCTATTTTCTCTGGAACCACATGGTCTATCgactagaaactcatggaaactgatataaaaaataaatactataTGTGAATATATCCTTTCAACGTTATtaaagtataaattaccaaagtaaccatagattgccatagattttctgttaattaccaaaattacagaAGATTACGGTAAATTTGGTGATTTACCGGTAGCTCTGAAAGCCTAAATCAAGTACTCCAGCTCATATGGGCCTATTGCTCACTTGAGACCCATATGAGAAACGTTCAAGTAACAAACATATCCTGCTGATATAAATGTATGATGTACGTGAAAGACTTGCACAGTTAGGATTAGATACAAAGAGTGGTCCAAAGAGAGCCTCTCATAATTCCAATCAGTGAACGTGGATTGCAATCTATAGCTCGACTGCCATGGTGCCAGATGTTTGCCTTTAAGTCACTTCAAAAGTGTTTAttagacaacaaaaggtaatgaactCTCATTAACACAGTTAATGCCCAGTGGGTAAGGGTATGGGGCATGAGAAGTTGGATAGTTGCTGTAAGCTAACAGATGTTGACATTTCCTAAGATACATTTACAGTTCACTTTGGTGGGAATGCTgttgtggatgtgtgtgcatgtttttaTGTGTACGTGGGCATACGCAAAGTGTTACATTAACACCTGTTGTTCTCTTTTGTGGATGTATCTCTACAAATAACATTGTCTCCCAGATCTTCAAATTAAATCAACAAATGCCCATTCAAAGATGGCCGCTCCTATATGACTCATTTCTGGTCTAGAAAAGCTCAACTGCTTTGTGATAAATGGCTTTGAGACAAATGGGTTTTTCACAGGCAGGTAACTGCATGATACCAGACCCTCTGTCATCTAATAGCCGGTGAGTTATGTCCGCTTTGCTTAAACGTAGTGGCAGTGTCTGGTTTACCTTTCACTTAACCTTCAGAGTGACAGTCAATAGGTTCAATGTACCAACCAGCTTTGGTCACAAGATAAAGGAGGGTCTGTGTCTGCCTCCTCATGCATGAATCCTTATAATTTCTAAAGTCTGCTGGTATGTGGGATTTGGTGCATAAAAGAATCCCTGGCTTATAATGTTGCATTCTTGTCTGGAATTTCAAAGACATTGGAAATATATGCTTATTTCCAAATTCATGAAATGTACTAATTTTGCATTCTTAGTAATTTTGCATTCTTAGCTTTCAAATTACAGTGATGCAACTTTACTGTGCTCTGGGGCACTTGCATACAATAGACATTTGCTTATAGAGACAGTAAATTGATTATTTTCCCACGCTTCGAACAGTCCACAGGTAGAGTTGCTTTGTCAGAAGATTATTCACTAGGCCCCACCCTTTAACCCTTTACTCAATTGGGGAACAGTCCGTTTGCATTGGTACATGCATGCATTGTTTAGGTACGTTACTACTGATTGAAAGAAGGCAAATGCGACCTTGAGTTTGCTTTGCACTGTCACATCAAAGCTCTATCACAAACTGAATTAAGATGTTAAAGGAACATTAGGGCTAGGTGTTTTTCATGTTACGTGAAAAGGTCACAAACATTTTTTGTCTAAGTAAAGGCAGCAGTAAGAAAGAGCTATGTGTTATAATATCCACAAAAAAAGTATGATAATGTCCACTTGCATGATAACATGTACCAAAACAATATGGATATCTTACACAGTTACAAAATAATATGGGAtggcaagaaaacatttttgtCATCAGAGTATTGACACTTGACTGTGGGACTGTGAAGAGGGTTAGAGCTCTTCCTTTTCCTCTTCAGGCTGGTTTTCGAAGAAGCTGTCAGCATAGTTCAACATCTGATCCAGAGCACTGAGTAGCAGGAGATCAGTGTTCTGATTCAGCTCCAGCTCGTGGCTGTAGTTCTTCACTGGCAGAATACCGGACACAGGAATGCCCAGGGATGCACTCAACTCCTGGATCTgaaacacggacacacacaccaaatgcAGTGTGGTTGACCACTTACTTTTATATACATAAATAACAATCTGCTCAAGACGTAAGAGACATTAAGGAGGGTAGGATTTAAGATTGGCAATGACAATTAAATAAAATGAGTCAAACGGCTCACCTTCCTTTGTATGTAATGGCTCATATAAACATTCTGCAGCTCTTCTGACACTAGGGGGCAGGCCTCGTCCACTTTGGTCATTATCACCAGTTGGGGAATACCTAGGACAAACATGCAGAACAAGAAAATGAATATGTCAGGATGTTTAAATAGGAGAGTATTCAATACAGAGTTACCCACTGAAATAGGATACACACTTGAAGCACCTTCtaatgaagtgttttgaaagatTAGTAGAATCTGTGTGGGTcgctggacaggtaggatgactgacagtgagggtgaacaggtggtcacgggtcaggtgacagaggaatggatgagactgaggcaggaatacctttaaccataaagtggtatatttactgagTAGTCTGTGGTGGATTCCTGGACGCACAGAACTTCTGGATTAGACGGAGTTAAGGAAGAGAAAGCAGCGCGATCAGGCGATGGCGATTTCCTGCTTTTATGGAGTTGAGATCTGTCggacatttccacctgacctaattaaagcgcccctggcccagctgagtaagtggaaatgaattaaaggattattccaccaactccatgggccTTTTCTACATGTTTCTTCCTAAGAAGGTGTTCCATATTTCTTTAGGAACAGGAGTTGAAAGCACCTCATATTCATAGAGCATTATGAAACTGTAGAAAAAAGCAATAAATCACACAATGCCCCTTATAATCACAATATACAACATTCATGCAAATGATCACATCCTCTTGTgcgtttttattttattgtacagTTTCATAATGCTCTATGACACGCTTTATAAGTATATACAATATAACAGTATGTACAAATATGTCAATTATAAGAAGGTTCATTGATTTGACACTGACTGTCCCTTTTCAAAACATATTGTCCACCATTCACTCACCTATCTGATTG encodes:
- the LOC106569856 gene encoding frizzled-1, yielding MLPVIGNSTVVYAFVLSWKIIQWSLVCVFTRGWKVACWNLFGMGNDKVCRMFSHLLVLNIFALLPQADGQYGERGMSVPEHGFCQPISIPLCTDIAYNETIMPNLLGHTNQEDAGLEVHQFYPLVKVQCSPDLKFFLCSMYAPVCTVLEQALPPCRSLCERARQGCEALMNKFGFQWPDSLACESFPVHGAGELCVGQNVSDRSAPINPTADETESPYGQHRTVKGQFRCPVALKVPPYLNYHFLGEEYCGAPCEPSKPHGMMYFNEDELKFAKIWIGIWSVLCCASTLFTVLTYLVDMQRFSYPERPIIFLSGCYTMVSIVYIAGFLLGDKVVCNDRFDSDVKTVVQGTKKEGCTILFMILYFFSMASSIWWVILALTWFLSAGMKWGHEAIEANSQYFHLAAWAVPAIKTITILAVGQVDGDVLSGVCYVGINSVDALRGFVLAPLFIYLSLGTSFLLAGFVSLFRIRTIMKHDGTKTEKLEKLMVRIGIFSVLYTVPATIVIACYFYEQAFREQWEKSWVSRTCKNYAVPCPGHNHLQMSPDFTVFMIKYLMTLIVGITSGFWIWSSKTLNSWRRFYTRLASNKQGETTV